A DNA window from Impatiens glandulifera chromosome 7, dImpGla2.1, whole genome shotgun sequence contains the following coding sequences:
- the LOC124910018 gene encoding transcription factor bHLH94-like produces MGLESSVIFKQDSLFCNESHNGYGYGYGYGYESESKMEPNYWCQSSNSVANISAPTSVVEPGAVGRRMKRRRTKIFKDKQDVENQRMTHIVVERNRRKQMNEYLTVLRSSMPPSYAQKGDQASIVGGAINFVKELEHLVHLLEANKQMKQKQTQNYQSHSNDGILVPRFFAFPQYKIPNAVADIEVTVVDSHANVKVMMSKKQPKHLSKMVAGFHSMALSILHLNVTTILHHSVLYSFCVKVEDNCGLSSTNEIASYVHQMVARIQEEAS; encoded by the exons ATGGGGTTGGAGAGTAGTGTAATCTTCAAACAAGACTCATTATTTTGCAATGAATCTCATAACGGGTATGGGTACGGTTACGGTTACGGGTACGAATCTGAAAGCAAGATGGAGCCTAATTATTGGTGTCAATCTTCTAATTCGGTCGCTAATATTTCCGCTCCTACTAGCGTGGTGGAGCCGGGGGCGGTGGGACGGAGAATGAAGAGGCGCCGAacaaagatcttcaaggacaaacAAGACGTTGAGAACCAGAGGATGACTCATATAGTTGTCGAACGTAATCGTCGTAAGCAGATGAATGAATACCTCACCGTCCTCCGTTCTTCAATGCCTCCTTCGTATGCTCAAAAG GGTGACCAAGCATCAATAGTTGGAGGAGCTATCAATTTTGTGAAAGAACTTGAACATTTGGTCCATTTATTGGAGGCCAACAAgcaaatgaaacaaaaacaaacacaAAACTATCAATCTCATTCCAACGATGGTATTCTCGTCCCACGTTTCTTCGCTTTCCCTCAATACAAGATACCGAATGCAGTGGCAGACATAGAAGTCACGGTGGTAGACTCTCACGCTAACGTCAAAGTGATGATGTCGAAGAAACAACCAAAACATCTATCGAAAATGGTGGCAGGTTTCCATTCCATGGCTCTATCGATCCTCCATCTCAATGTCACCACAATTCTTCATCACAGCGTTCTCTACTCTTTTTGTGTCAAG GTGGAAGATAATTGTGGTCTTTCGTCGACGAATGAGATCGCGAGCTATGTGCACCAAATGGTGGCGAGGATCCAAGAGGAAGCAAGTTGA
- the LOC124910551 gene encoding RING-H2 finger protein ATL54-like yields the protein MANRHRRRFLSSDTYCYDCDFSPPPFSDSDSSSPPHPPSPSPSPSPSPSLQSSPYYYPHPPPPPVSHTFKVSKSSKNITLIVVLFLCALAIAFLFLSYLTVRKQRNSRNISRRRRRTTRNEEIENPANLDLDLLNDDQSPVIDHPIWYIRTVGLQKSVIDSITIFKYKRGESLIEGADCSVCLSEFEEDETLRLLPKCSHAFHIHCIDTWLSSHQNCPLCRAPIVSSLSVSDSPNTNSTVITISDQAQLDDAAVVTVHPDPESLMNSHSQRVDHVVPDEINVRLAVDQFSVEEEDQDRVSGVLYHKEEDHLTQGRNSGGGGTRVMSDLGDHRRSVLKEEEEEGSEGTGRRSVSLDASSAAYLTSSFLTIAKAGGEGCSSNHEPTSAAAALKNNNKKKTKTNSLMDGNQDGDKIMTSRVTKTYSFGRFLQRGSSVHDTDLKRSSASSSASSSGGFFSLSSKH from the coding sequence ATGGCGAATCGTCACCGGAGACGGTTTTTATCATCGGATACCTACTGCTACGATTGCGATTTCTCTCCACCGCCGTTCTCCGATTCCGATTCATCTTCTCCACCGCACCcgccatctccatctccatctccatcacCATCTCCTTCGCTGCAGTCATCTCCTTACTATTATCctcatcctcctcctcctccggtATCTCATACATTTAAAGTCAGCAAATCTTCTAAAAACATCACACTCATCGTTGTGCTATTTCTGTGCGCTCTCGCCATCGCTTTCCTATTCCTCAGCTATCTTACAGTCAGGAAACAGAGGAATTCAAGGAATATCTctagaagaagaaggagaacgACAAGAAATGAGGAGATTGAAAATCCGGCGAATCTGGATCTGGATCTTCTAAACGATGATCAGAGTCCGGTAATAGATCATCCTATTTGGTATATACGTACGGTTGGGTTACAGAAATCTGTTATTGATTCAATTACTATTTTCAAGTATAAAAGAGGGGAGAGTCTGATTGAAGGTGCAGATTGCTCTGTTTGTCTTAGCGAgtttgaagaagatgaaacgTTAAGGCTTCTTCCGAAGTGTAGCCATGCGTTTCATATTCATTGTATTGATACTTGGCTTTCTTCTCATCAGAATTGTCCTCTTTGTCGAGCTCCAATCGTATCATCGTTATCGGTATCGGATTCCCCCAATACCAATAGCACCGTGATCACGATTAGCGATCAAGCTCAATTGGATGATGCTGCCGTTGTCACGGTGCATCCAGATCCGGAGAGCCTGATGAACAGTCACAGTCAACGGGTTGACCATGTTGTTCCTGATGAAATCAATGTGAGATTAGCTGTAGATCAATTttcagttgaagaagaagatcaagatAGGGTCTCTGGAGTTCTCTATCACAAGGAGGAGGATCATCTTACACAGGGGAGGAACAGCGGGGGAGGAGGAACGCGAGTAATGAGTGATTTAGGAGATCATCGCAGGTCGGTactgaaggaagaagaagaagagggaTCAGAAGGCACGGGGAGGAGATCAGTTTCCTTGGATGCATCATCTGCTGCTTATTTAACCTCGAGTTTCCTAACCATCGCGAAAGCTGGTGGTGAAGGTTGCTCGAGTAATCATGAACCAACTTCAGCAGCAGCAGCATTGAAGAATAACAATAAGAAAAAGACGAAAACAAACTCCCTGATGGATGGTAATCAAGATGGGGATAAGATTATGACTTCAAGAGTGACAAAAACTTACTCTTTTGGGAGATTTTTGCAAAGAGGGTCTTCTGTTCATGATACAGATTTGAAGAGATCATCTGCATCTTCATCTGCATCTTCATCAGGTGGCTTCTTCTCTTTGTCATCAAAACATTGA